One stretch of Cellulomonas wangsupingiae DNA includes these proteins:
- a CDS encoding DUF3618 domain-containing protein: MSESPEEIRQRIEETRADLSANVDAVGDTIDPRQMAHRQADKVRGRVGAVRERVMGTVGGARDAAGGSAGSVAQGVKGAPTAALQQAQGNPLAAGLVAFGLGWLASSLVPTSAPEQRAAQAVKEQAQAMAPQAKEAAQQMASDLREPAQDALQAVKDTATEAAAGVKEQGTQAASDLRDQAQQSAQEVRKAPQQQ, encoded by the coding sequence ATGAGTGAGAGCCCCGAGGAGATCCGCCAGCGGATCGAGGAGACGCGGGCCGACCTGTCGGCGAACGTCGACGCCGTCGGCGACACGATCGACCCCCGGCAGATGGCGCACCGCCAGGCGGACAAGGTGCGCGGCCGCGTCGGGGCCGTCCGCGAGCGTGTGATGGGCACCGTCGGCGGCGCCCGCGACGCGGCCGGCGGGTCCGCCGGCTCCGTCGCGCAGGGCGTGAAGGGCGCACCCACCGCCGCCCTCCAGCAGGCGCAGGGCAACCCGCTCGCGGCCGGGTTGGTCGCCTTCGGGCTCGGGTGGCTGGCGTCCTCGCTGGTGCCGACCTCGGCGCCGGAGCAGCGGGCCGCGCAGGCCGTCAAGGAGCAGGCGCAGGCCATGGCCCCGCAGGCCAAGGAGGCGGCGCAGCAGATGGCGTCCGACCTGCGCGAGCCGGCGCAGGACGCCCTGCAGGCCGTGAAGGACACCGCCACCGAGGCGGCCGCCGGCGTCAAGGAGCAGGGCACGCAGGCGGCGTCCGACCTGCGGGACCAGGCGCAGCAGTCGGCGCAGGAGGTGCGGAAGGCCCCGCAGCAGCAGTGA
- a CDS encoding STAS domain-containing protein: MPSLTPSSITVRRDSTAVVVHLSGEIDLSLRDQAGDALAAIAEAGLPVVVDLAEVRLLGAPGIAFLLQCERICAETGVEWIARDVPAVIARLLDVLGLHSVLHRDGSRMSMSS, translated from the coding sequence ATGCCCAGCCTTACGCCCAGCTCCATCACCGTCCGGCGCGACAGCACGGCTGTCGTCGTGCACCTCAGCGGCGAGATCGACCTCTCGCTGCGCGACCAGGCTGGCGACGCGCTGGCGGCGATCGCCGAGGCAGGGCTCCCGGTCGTCGTCGATCTCGCCGAGGTGCGCCTGCTCGGCGCCCCCGGCATCGCGTTCCTCCTGCAGTGCGAGCGGATCTGCGCGGAGACCGGGGTGGAGTGGATCGCGCGCGACGTCCCTGCCGTGATCGCCCGCCTGCTCGACGTGCTCGGGCTCCATTCCGTCCTGCACCGTGACGGCAGCCGCATGTCGATGTCCTCATGA
- a CDS encoding ANTAR domain-containing protein, which yields MTAVAPGTATAVVPPGMPVVLALLRRVLEHELRRGVDLRVVAEVPGRPPHVVSTPGPVAPDVPWPEPGTAGPVSTAVRHGTTCVAVRTSGTVDWSDVSDDLRVTAGVLAGMIADRADADVLRRDVADLTAAIRSREVIDQAIGVVVAHRRCSPVRALEVLRTTAQRRDEKVSAVATRVVAQAAGTRPVSGTPFQPRKHVGVPGSDHQGAGSP from the coding sequence ATGACGGCCGTCGCGCCGGGCACGGCGACCGCCGTCGTCCCGCCGGGGATGCCTGTGGTGCTCGCCCTCCTGCGGCGCGTGCTCGAGCACGAGCTGCGCCGTGGCGTCGACCTGCGTGTCGTCGCCGAGGTGCCCGGGCGCCCCCCGCACGTCGTCTCGACGCCCGGCCCCGTCGCGCCGGACGTGCCGTGGCCCGAGCCGGGGACCGCCGGGCCGGTGTCCACCGCCGTGCGGCACGGCACCACCTGCGTCGCCGTCCGGACCTCCGGCACGGTCGACTGGTCCGACGTCAGCGACGACCTGCGCGTGACCGCTGGGGTGCTGGCCGGCATGATCGCCGACCGGGCGGACGCGGACGTCCTGCGGCGGGACGTTGCCGACCTGACGGCGGCCATACGCAGCCGTGAGGTCATCGACCAGGCGATCGGGGTCGTCGTCGCCCACCGCCGCTGCTCCCCGGTGCGGGCGCTCGAGGTGCTGCGGACCACGGCGCAGCGCCGCGACGAGAAGGTGAGTGCGGTCGCCACGCGGGTCGTCGCCCAGGCGGCAGGGACCCGCCCCGTGAGCGGCACCCCGTTCCAGCCGCGCAAGCACGTCGGCGTCCCCGGGTCCGACCACCAGGGAGCCGGCAGCCCCTGA
- a CDS encoding exodeoxyribonuclease III, whose product MRLATWNINSIRARLDRAVAFVERTGVDVLALQETKVKDEAFPREPFEALGYEVATHGYSQWNGVAILSRVGLTDVERGFPGQPTWGDPAAVEARALGATCGGVRVWSLYVPNGREIGDPHYTYKLDWLAALRDAAQGWLSAEPDAQVAMVGDWNIAPLDTDVWDIGLFAGRTHVTPAERDAFEAIARAGYTEVSRVHAPAEHTYTYWDYQQLRFPRNEGMRIDLTYASPALAARVTGVRIERDERKGKQPSDHVPVVLEVDAP is encoded by the coding sequence ATGCGCCTCGCGACCTGGAACATCAACTCGATCCGCGCCCGGCTGGACCGTGCCGTGGCCTTCGTGGAGCGCACGGGGGTCGACGTGCTGGCGCTGCAGGAGACCAAGGTCAAGGACGAGGCGTTCCCGCGCGAGCCCTTCGAGGCGCTCGGCTACGAGGTCGCCACGCACGGGTACTCGCAGTGGAACGGCGTCGCGATCCTCTCGCGCGTGGGCCTGACCGACGTCGAGCGCGGCTTCCCGGGCCAGCCGACGTGGGGCGACCCGGCCGCGGTCGAGGCGCGCGCGCTCGGCGCCACCTGCGGGGGCGTGCGGGTGTGGAGCCTGTACGTGCCGAACGGCCGTGAGATCGGCGACCCGCACTACACCTACAAGCTGGACTGGCTGGCGGCGCTGCGCGACGCGGCGCAGGGCTGGCTGTCCGCCGAGCCGGACGCGCAGGTCGCGATGGTCGGGGACTGGAACATCGCGCCGCTCGACACCGACGTCTGGGACATCGGGCTGTTCGCGGGCCGCACGCACGTCACGCCGGCGGAGCGCGACGCGTTCGAGGCGATCGCGCGCGCCGGGTACACCGAGGTGTCCCGCGTGCACGCGCCCGCCGAGCACACGTACACCTACTGGGACTACCAGCAGCTGCGCTTCCCCCGCAACGAGGGCATGCGCATCGACCTCACCTACGCCAGCCCCGCGCTGGCCGCGCGCGTCACGGGGGTGCGCATCGAGCGCGACGAGCGCAAGGGCAAGCAGCCGTCCGACCACGTCCCCGTGGTGCTCGAGGTCGACGCCCCGTGA
- a CDS encoding phage holin family protein, which produces MTGQFDPTVAADPRAVPGAGPLPGTGPLPGAGAPPPAADGAPDERPSLGDLIGSVTEDLSLLVRQEVELAKAELTESAKRAGKGGGLLAGSGVAGHFVLMFLSFALWWGLPLGRAWSAVVVAVIWAVIAAVLAVRGRGELRRVKGAPRTAETMKKIPNALKGDEEANHE; this is translated from the coding sequence GTGACCGGGCAGTTCGACCCCACGGTGGCGGCGGACCCGCGCGCGGTGCCGGGGGCAGGTCCCCTGCCCGGGACGGGTCCTCTGCCCGGGGCCGGCGCGCCGCCGCCGGCCGCCGACGGTGCGCCCGACGAGCGCCCGTCCCTGGGTGACCTGATCGGGTCCGTCACCGAGGACCTGTCCCTCCTGGTCCGCCAGGAGGTCGAGCTGGCCAAGGCCGAGCTGACCGAGTCCGCGAAGCGTGCGGGCAAGGGCGGCGGTCTGCTCGCCGGTTCGGGGGTGGCAGGGCACTTCGTGCTGATGTTCCTGTCGTTCGCCCTGTGGTGGGGCCTGCCGCTGGGCAGGGCCTGGTCCGCGGTCGTCGTGGCCGTGATCTGGGCGGTGATCGCCGCGGTCCTCGCCGTGCGAGGACGCGGTGAGCTCCGCCGTGTGAAGGGTGCACCCCGCACCGCCGAGACCATGAAGAAGATCCCGAACGCCCTGAAGGGTGACGAGGAGGCGAACCATGAGTGA
- a CDS encoding zinc-dependent alcohol dehydrogenase, whose product MRAMVYRGPYKVRVEEKDMPAIEHPNDAIVRVVRAAICGSDLHLYHGMMPDTRIGHTFGHEFVGVVEQVGPSVQHLQVGDRVMVPFNIYCGTCFFCARGLYSNCHNVNPNATAVGGIYGYSHTTGGYDGGQAEYVRVPFADVGPSKIPEWLSDDDAVLMTDALATGYFGAQLADIVEGDTVVVLGAGPVGLFAARSAWLMGAGRVIVVDQLEYRLEKAREFAYAETRNYLEHDDIVVEMKRTTDGLGADRVIEAVGAEADGNLIQHVTAAKLKLQGGSPVALNWAIDGVRKGGTVSVLGAYGPIFSAVKFGDALNKGLTLRMNQAPAKRQWPRLLEHIRSGYLTPSDVVTHRIPLEHIAEAYHVMSSKLDGCIKPLIIPSED is encoded by the coding sequence ATGCGAGCGATGGTCTACCGCGGGCCCTACAAGGTCCGCGTCGAAGAGAAGGACATGCCGGCGATCGAGCACCCGAACGACGCGATCGTCCGAGTCGTGCGCGCTGCCATCTGCGGCTCCGACCTGCACCTCTACCACGGGATGATGCCGGACACGCGCATCGGTCACACGTTCGGTCACGAGTTCGTGGGCGTCGTCGAGCAGGTCGGTCCGTCCGTGCAGCACCTGCAGGTCGGTGACCGCGTGATGGTGCCGTTCAACATCTACTGCGGCACGTGCTTCTTCTGCGCGCGCGGGCTGTACTCCAACTGCCACAACGTCAACCCCAACGCCACGGCCGTCGGCGGCATCTACGGGTACTCGCACACCACGGGCGGGTACGACGGCGGCCAGGCCGAGTACGTGCGCGTGCCGTTCGCGGACGTCGGCCCCTCGAAGATCCCCGAGTGGCTGAGCGACGACGACGCGGTGCTGATGACCGACGCGCTGGCCACCGGCTACTTCGGGGCGCAGCTCGCGGACATCGTCGAGGGCGACACGGTCGTGGTGCTCGGCGCCGGGCCCGTCGGCCTGTTCGCGGCACGGTCCGCGTGGCTCATGGGCGCCGGGCGCGTCATCGTCGTCGACCAGCTCGAGTACCGGCTGGAGAAGGCGCGCGAGTTCGCGTACGCCGAGACGCGCAACTACCTCGAGCACGACGACATCGTCGTCGAGATGAAGAGGACCACCGACGGGCTGGGCGCGGACCGGGTCATCGAGGCGGTCGGCGCGGAAGCCGACGGCAACCTGATCCAGCACGTCACCGCCGCGAAGCTCAAGCTGCAGGGCGGCTCCCCCGTCGCGCTCAACTGGGCGATCGACGGCGTGCGCAAGGGCGGCACGGTCTCCGTCCTGGGTGCGTACGGGCCGATCTTCTCGGCCGTGAAGTTCGGTGACGCGCTCAACAAGGGCCTGACGCTGCGCATGAACCAGGCCCCGGCGAAGAGGCAGTGGCCCCGCCTGCTGGAGCACATCCGCTCCGGCTACCTCACACCGAGCGACGTCGTGACCCACCGGATCCCGCTGGAGCACATCGCCGAGGCGTACCACGTGATGTCGTCCAAGCTCGACGGCTGCATCAAGCCGCTGATCATCCCGTCCGAGGACTGA
- a CDS encoding family 43 glycosylhydrolase, which translates to MVSAVGASVENASRTGGDGTADQVAPVDGPLVEGVWTADPSGHVWDDVLYVYTSHDEETGTPKDDNGSHYDMRDYRVIELRDVGGPALEHDRVLHVDDVPWAARQMWAPDAARRGDTFYLFFPAKDADGVFRIGVATSSTPTGPFVAEPEPIAGVGSIDPAVLTDDDGSAYLYVGGIMGGQLQRWDGDTYTGVDAYPAPDAPAIGPRVARLTDDLLALAEPTREVVVTDDAGRALTQGDPRRFFEGPWVSRIDGVYHLLYSTGAARTLVHATSDSPYGPFTYRGTVLEPVEGWTTQGSIVRMGERWYLLYHDAQASGRDHLRNVRIAPLTVHPDGRLTADPR; encoded by the coding sequence GTGGTGAGCGCAGTGGGCGCGAGCGTCGAGAACGCGTCGCGCACGGGTGGGGACGGCACGGCGGACCAGGTCGCGCCGGTGGACGGGCCGCTCGTCGAGGGTGTGTGGACCGCCGACCCCTCGGGGCACGTCTGGGACGACGTGCTGTACGTCTACACGTCGCACGACGAGGAGACGGGCACGCCGAAGGACGACAACGGCAGCCACTACGACATGCGCGACTACCGCGTGATCGAGCTGCGGGACGTGGGCGGGCCGGCCCTCGAGCACGACCGGGTGCTGCACGTCGACGACGTGCCGTGGGCCGCGCGCCAGATGTGGGCGCCCGACGCCGCACGCCGCGGCGACACGTTCTACCTGTTCTTCCCCGCCAAGGACGCCGACGGCGTCTTCCGGATCGGGGTCGCGACGTCGTCCACGCCGACCGGGCCCTTCGTGGCCGAGCCGGAGCCGATCGCCGGCGTCGGCAGCATCGACCCCGCCGTGCTCACCGACGACGACGGCAGCGCGTACCTGTACGTCGGCGGCATCATGGGCGGCCAGCTGCAGCGCTGGGACGGCGACACCTACACCGGTGTCGACGCCTACCCGGCGCCGGACGCCCCGGCGATCGGCCCGCGCGTCGCGCGGCTCACCGACGACCTGCTGGCGCTGGCCGAGCCGACGCGCGAGGTCGTCGTCACGGACGACGCCGGCCGCGCCCTCACCCAGGGCGACCCGCGCCGGTTCTTCGAGGGGCCGTGGGTCTCGCGCATCGACGGCGTCTACCACCTGCTCTACTCGACCGGCGCCGCCCGCACGCTCGTGCACGCCACGTCCGACTCCCCGTACGGGCCGTTCACCTACCGCGGCACGGTGCTCGAACCCGTCGAGGGGTGGACCACCCAGGGCTCGATCGTCCGGATGGGCGAGCGCTGGTACCTGCTCTACCACGATGCCCAGGCCTCGGGCCGCGACCACCTGCGCAACGTGCGCATCGCGCCGCTGACCGTCCACCCCGACGGCCGGCTGACGGCCGACCCGCGCTGA